In candidate division KSB1 bacterium, the genomic stretch TTTACGCTGCTTCAGGATGGCGTCGGCGCGGCCGTAGTAGACGTCGGCGGGGTGCAGATTGCCGATCCCTTCATGGTAGTGCTCGTAGCGGTACCACTCGAGGAACGCCTCCAGCGCCTCGTCGAGGGCCTCCGGTGAGGCGTGCACGATCAGCGTCAGCTGATCCTTCACGGTGCGGTTCAGACGCTCGATCTTGCCGTTGGTCTGGGGATGGTTGCGCATCGAGAAGATATGCTGGATCCCCAGGCTCTTCAGGTAGGCATTGAAGACGCCCCACTTGTAGCAGGCGCCGTTGTCGCTGAGTAAGTGCACCCGTTCGCAGCGCGGTACGGTTTCCATGCCGGTGAAGGCTACCGCTTCCGCGATCAGCTCTTGCACCGCCTCGCCTTTGGCGCTGCGCAACCGCCGAAAAACGAGCGGGAACCGGCTGAAGTCATCCACCACGCCGCCCAGCACATGCTTGCCCCAGTCGGGAAGCACCAGTTCCGTCAGATCCGTCTGCCACAGTTCGTTGACCCGCGTCGTCTTGCGGTGATACTCCTTGGCCGCCGGGATGATCGTTGGATATTGGCGCGTGAGACCTTCCCGCTTGAGGATCCGGTAGACGGTACTCTCGCTGACACTGAAAGAGCCTGCATCGGTGATCTTGAAGGCCAGCTCCCGCGGCGACAGATCTTCGTACTCCAACGCATACGCCAGGATCGTCACCACTTCCTCATCGCGAAGCTGGTTCCACACCCGCTGCGGCGCACAGGAATGATCCTGAAGTGTCTGCCGGTGCAGCCAGCGATAGTACGTACTCTTGGGAAGCTTCAGCTGCTTTAAGCAACGACGCACGGATAACGGCGCGGTGTCCACCAGCCGCAACAGATCCTGCTTCTGCTCCGCGTTGTGCCGCCCGTAGCGTTTCGCCTTGCGCCTTAGAAGAGACTTCTTTTTAGCGCCCGCACTTCCAGCATCAGATCGGCTACGGTCTGACGGAGTTCCTCGTTCTGACGACGATACAACTCCACCTCGCCGCGGGTCGCCCCGCGCGTGGCTTCGCCCTTCAGCCGGGCTTTCCCCGCTTTCATGAACTCTTTGAGCCAGTTGTAATACAGGTTGGCGCTGATCCCTTCGCGGCGACA encodes the following:
- a CDS encoding DDE-type integrase/transposase/recombinase, which translates into the protein MRLVDTAPLSVRRCLKQLKLPKSTYYRWLHRQTLQDHSCAPQRVWNQLRDEEVVTILAYALEYEDLSPRELAFKITDAGSFSVSESTVYRILKREGLTRQYPTIIPAAKEYHRKTTRVNELWQTDLTELVLPDWGKHVLGGVVDDFSRFPLVFRRLRSAKGEAVQELIAEAVAFTGMETVPRCERVHLLSDNGACYKWGVFNAYLKSLGIQHIFSMRNHPQTNGKIERLNRTVKDQLTLIVHASPEALDEALEAFLEWYRYEHYHEGIGNLHPADVYYGRADAILKQRKRLKEQTKKARKKANLKPTKNPRKNRHLRAKTLH
- a CDS encoding transposase, translating into MPAKKKLSPVPKSEPQPTESAAQLIQTVRRQTRTKYGAEDKIRIILEGLRGDHPVAELCRREGISANLYYNWLKEFMKAGKARLKGEATRGATRGEVELYRRQNEELRQTVADLMLEVRALKRSLF